TAGCTTCTGTATCCTCAAACTTTATGACCAGTCCTTGTTTAGAAGAGAATGGAAGTCCTCGAATAAAGATCGTCGTTTTTAACGGAATTTCGTAACGATAAAGGGATAATTTTCGAATATAAACAGATTTTTTCATTAATAAATCCACAATATAGAAAAAAGGATGCTGTATAGCAACAGCAATTTCGCTGTATTGGCTAATAGTAAGTTTAACTCACTACCTTTAAGGCGAAACATAGCCCTTATCAGGAATAAAGAAGGAATTATAAGAACAATTAATAACAGCACATCTTTTTGCCCACCTTCATTGAATGCGAGAATGAGAGGAATAACAACAACACTCATAAGAAGCATCGTAATATATTCGATTTGAGCGAACTTTTTGCCGAGTCGAACTGCAAGTGTTCGTTTGCCGACAACAGCATCATTTTCAACATCACGATAATTGTTTACTGTAAGGATGGCTACTGAGAGACATCCTGCGGAAAATCCTACTAAAAGCCCATGTAATGAGACTTGAAAAGATTGAACATAATAGGTTCCCATCACAGCGACAGGACCAAAAAATACAAAGACAAATAAATCTCCCAAACCCAGATAAGCAAGGGGTATTGGTCCTGCGGTATAGGCAAAAGCAAGAATTAATGAAACCGCACCAATGGTCAAAATGGGCAAACCACCTCTATAAATTAAATACCCTCCAGGGAGTAAAGATGTAATCACAAGAATAGCCAATGCTAACTGCATTTGCTTTGGAGTAAGCCAACCAGCACTGGTTGCACGTGTTGGACCTACACGGTTTTCACGGTCAGCCCCCTTTACGAAATCGAAATAGTCATTAGCGTAGTTAGATAATATTTGAATTAGTACTGCACCTAATAAGGAACATATAGCAGAAATTGCGTGGAAATGTCCATCTCGAACTGCGATAGCGGTTCCCATTATAACGGGGGCAATACTTGCTCCTAATGTTTTGGGTCTTGCAGTTAAGAATAAAATTTTCAGAATTGATGGTAGTTTTGTTGATGTCATAATATATAGTGTGTTTTTTATTAGAGGTCGTCATATTGCACTAATGAAAACACGGGGAGAGGGGTAAGAGCATCTCTGCCTTTAAGAGCTGGGAGTTCGACTACGAAGCCTGCCTCAACTGGGATTGCATTTAATTGCTCAATCAAGTTTTTTACCGCAGATGCAGTTCCACCTGTGGCGAGTAAATCATCAATAATAACTGTGCGTTGTCCTTCCTTTAATGCATCAATATGCATTTCGATTGTATCCCAGCCATATTCTAATGCAAAACTTTCTGATATTTTTTCATACGGAAGTTTTCCTTTTTTCCTTGCCAGAACCAGAGGTATATTCATTAAATAAGCGATAGCAGAGCCGAAAATGAATCCACGAGACTCAATAGCAACAATAGCTTGAATATTCATGGGTCGATAATGTTGCACGAAGCAATCGATAGCATAATGGAATGCCTCAGGATTCAAGAGTAGAGTGGTTATATCCTTGAATTGTATCCCTGGTTTGGGAAAATCAGGCACATTGCGAATGATTTTTTTCAGATCCATATTTTTCAATTCCCTGGTATCTTGGATGTTAAATATTAGAACAAGTCTTTATTATTGGCAACGTATTTTCTCAGAAATTTTAAAGCGAGTCGTTCATATAGACGAACTCGTTCTCGGGTGAGATTTAATGCTTTTCCTGTTTCTTCCAGTGTATGAGGTTTTCCATCAACAAGGCCATAACGATAGCGCATTACTTCGGCTTCATTTTTTGGCAGTAACGAGATAAGGAATTCCAGATCTTGCTCCTTCTCAATATCTTCAGCAAAACTTTCTACTCGAAAGGAGGTTTTAATTTTGGCGCTGGC
This Candidatus Hydrogenedens sp. DNA region includes the following protein-coding sequences:
- a CDS encoding 1,4-dihydroxy-2-naphthoate polyprenyltransferase, whose product is MTSTKLPSILKILFLTARPKTLGASIAPVIMGTAIAVRDGHFHAISAICSLLGAVLIQILSNYANDYFDFVKGADRENRVGPTRATSAGWLTPKQMQLALAILVITSLLPGGYLIYRGGLPILTIGAVSLILAFAYTAGPIPLAYLGLGDLFVFVFFGPVAVMGTYYVQSFQVSLHGLLVGFSAGCLSVAILTVNNYRDVENDAVVGKRTLAVRLGKKFAQIEYITMLLMSVVVIPLILAFNEGGQKDVLLLIVLIIPSLFLIRAMFRLKGSELNLLLANTAKLLLLYSILFSILWIY
- a CDS encoding adenine phosphoribosyltransferase, whose amino-acid sequence is MDLKKIIRNVPDFPKPGIQFKDITTLLLNPEAFHYAIDCFVQHYRPMNIQAIVAIESRGFIFGSAIAYLMNIPLVLARKKGKLPYEKISESFALEYGWDTIEMHIDALKEGQRTVIIDDLLATGGTASAVKNLIEQLNAIPVEAGFVVELPALKGRDALTPLPVFSLVQYDDL